The Pseudomonadota bacterium genome includes a window with the following:
- a CDS encoding cobalamin-dependent protein (Presence of a B(12) (cobalamin)-binding domain implies dependence on cobalamin itself, in one of its several forms, or in some unusual lineages, dependence on a cobalamin-like analog.), whose product MKILLCNIPIRSVPDPYPPVACTSLCGFLIKGGYDPKFYDIDAQRPSVDELSKYFMKEQFDIVGISAVVSTSYLYTKKLVNLIKKVSPHTQIILGGNLAAAHEVILRKCQVDVCVIGKGEETLLDLVRHWEKYGDFKTISRELYDIKGIAFLDHRGDAQFTGYRKASSDADIEHQPNYELLDKYSNINQYLIDPMTRYDFAYDPRSHEPCRRDKRMATIFTSKGCINRCTFCHRWIKGYRVIPVQNVIATIKHLMEEYNVTQQ is encoded by the coding sequence ATGAAAATTTTACTATGCAATATACCGATCCGTTCTGTGCCCGATCCATATCCTCCGGTTGCGTGCACAAGCTTGTGCGGCTTCCTGATTAAGGGCGGCTATGACCCGAAGTTCTACGATATCGATGCCCAAAGACCTTCGGTTGATGAGCTTTCAAAATATTTTATGAAGGAGCAATTCGATATTGTTGGTATAAGTGCTGTGGTGTCGACCAGTTACCTATATACGAAAAAACTGGTTAATCTCATAAAAAAGGTTTCCCCCCATACGCAGATTATTCTTGGGGGGAATCTGGCTGCCGCCCATGAGGTTATTCTTCGGAAATGTCAAGTAGATGTGTGTGTTATAGGCAAGGGAGAGGAAACGCTGTTGGATCTTGTCAGACATTGGGAAAAATATGGTGATTTTAAGACGATAAGCAGGGAATTATACGACATCAAGGGAATCGCCTTTTTGGACCATAGAGGGGACGCTCAATTTACAGGATACAGGAAAGCGTCCAGCGATGCAGACATAGAACATCAGCCCAATTATGAGTTGCTGGATAAGTACTCCAATATCAATCAGTATCTGATAGATCCGATGACAAGGTATGATTTTGCTTATGATCCCCGCTCCCATGAACCTTGCCGTCGTGATAAAAGGATGGCAACAATTTTTACATCTAAGGGCTGTATAAATAGATGTACCTTTTGCCATCGCTGGATAAAAGGGTACAGGGTTATTCCTGTGCAAAATGTAATTGCAACGATCAAACATTTAATGGAGGAATACAACGTGACTCAACAATAA